A stretch of the Clostridium botulinum genome encodes the following:
- a CDS encoding DUF11 domain-containing protein → MESINGIQCYTDSSTNEIQCYATSSTSSYYIKVINNGSYNAQFIVGYTNNGSQYSINSGTVSSCSSKTINIPSTATNPTVNIQFNNNGTWVTMYNSAFNGPPVLTVQLTGTVTSPSYTILPPDSGNGSNPTMNVVQTVNPIIATVGQCITVTVAVTNNEGVTANGVNLQLQAPAGSTFIPGSLMIGGVQSNLSEFPTGGIALGNVQEDATVTVVYQVLYNSVPEQANGSLLTAPKITYSFTGSNGSNQVGTLTGTTGTLTVTSGCQPPTCSPCCCCCCCCCPSTSSMYNSYNQCM, encoded by the coding sequence ATGGAAAGTATAAATGGAATACAATGTTATACAGATAGTTCAACTAATGAAATACAATGTTATGCAACTAGTTCAACTTCTAGTTATTATATAAAAGTAATAAATAATGGATCATACAATGCTCAATTTATTGTGGGTTATACAAATAATGGTTCGCAATACAGCATAAATAGCGGAACTGTATCAAGCTGTTCAAGTAAAACAATAAATATACCATCAACAGCTACTAATCCAACAGTTAATATCCAATTCAATAATAACGGAACTTGGGTTACCATGTATAATAGTGCTTTTAATGGTCCACCTGTATTAACAGTTCAATTAACAGGAACAGTAACTTCACCAAGTTACACTATATTACCACCTGATTCAGGAAATGGATCTAATCCTACAATGAATGTTGTACAAACAGTAAATCCTATAATAGCAACTGTAGGTCAGTGTATAACAGTAACAGTAGCAGTAACAAATAATGAAGGAGTTACTGCTAATGGAGTAAACTTACAGTTACAAGCTCCAGCTGGATCAACATTTATTCCAGGATCTTTAATGATTGGTGGTGTACAATCAAATCTTTCAGAGTTTCCTACAGGTGGAATAGCTTTAGGAAATGTTCAAGAAGATGCAACAGTTACAGTAGTTTATCAAGTATTATATAATTCAGTTCCTGAACAAGCTAATGGCTCATTATTAACTGCTCCAAAAATAACTTATAGCTTTACAGGTAGCAATGGTTCAAATCAAGTAGGAACACTTACAGGAACAACTGGAACATTAACAGTAACATCCGGATGTCAACCTCCTACTTGTAGTCCATGTTGTTGTTGCTGTTGCTGTTGTTGTCCAAGCACTTCAAGCATGTATAATTCATATAATCAATGTATGTAA